One Lachancea thermotolerans CBS 6340 chromosome F complete sequence DNA window includes the following coding sequences:
- the IBA57 gene encoding Iba57p (similar to uniprot|P47158 Saccharomyces cerevisiae YJR122W CAF17 Mitochondrial protein that interacts with Ccr4p in the two-hybrid system 3'- untranslated region contains a putative mRNA localization element common to genes encoding mitochondrial proteins) encodes MALKRSAAALVRNGQYILQSSRRSSSLARFQYCELPNKSHVHVRGPDSVKFLNGLVTSKLLPTYVKKKLTTISVEEEDGIESENVEQFDMTKGNWGLFNEAGEFGPFLSRFGTYTGLLNSKGRLLTDAIIYPVPLLIDSGPARKYPEFLVEVDRSISDKIEKIFDSHTLVSKVKSHLVPDQKLRTWHVSIGFPQMAGLEENPWINNLMTPLEALKTRESSLSFAQHLLATFFAGAEDKIVAAFIDARYNSTLFNDPHAPQVFRIITRAETTDLSKSFNPQGFPFDFAIEAVTPHHARCQRFESGLIDGLEDFRPETLLPLELNFDFLPNAVSFDKGCYVGQELTARTFSTGILRKRAVPVKIENSHFLQGAGFEKYPAILVEKESNGDQVEPSPQPLSPFSSSVIPRKQRRQRPAGSLLCFEGDRGIAILRSEYFQSAFTDAVDRPTFRVELPDTDARVTIVPQVPQWYEEWLEQEEQNE; translated from the coding sequence ATGGCACTAAAACGTTCGGCAGCTGCGTTGGTCCGAAATGGACAGTATATACTGCAGTCATCGAGACGATCAAGCTCTCTCGCGCGTTTTCAGTATTGTGAGCTCCCGAACAAGTCTCATGTGCACGTCAGAGGACCTGACTCCGTGAAGTTCCTGAACGGCCTAGTTACTTCAAAGCTGCTTCCTACGTACgtgaagaaaaagctgacCACAATAtctgtcgaagaagaagacggGATCGAGTCTGAGAAtgttgagcagtttgaTATGACTAAAGGCAACTGGGGTCTGTTTAATGAAGCTGGAGAGTTTGGCCCATTTTTATCGAGATTTGGCACATATACTGGACTCTTAAACAGTAAGGGCAGGCTGCTTACAGATGCGATTATATATCCTGTTCCCCTTTTGATCGATAGCGGCCCCGCGCGCAAATATCCCGAGTTCTTGGTGGAAGTAGATCGCTCAATAAGCGACAAAATCGAGAAGATATTTGATTCTCACACACTGGTAAGCAAAGTCAAGAGCCACTTAGTACCTGATCAGAAGCTTAGGACATGGCATGTCTCAATTGGCTTTCCGCAAATGGCCGGTCTCGAGGAAAACCCGTGGATCAACAATCTTATGACGCCTCTAGAGGCCTTAAAAACGCGCGAGAGCTCGCTCTCATTCGCGCAGCACCTTCTCGCAACCTTCTTCGCGGGTGCAGAAGACAAAATAGTAGCCGCGTTCATCGACGCCCGCTACAATAGTACCCTATTTAATGATCCACATGCTCCGCAAGTTTTCCGTATCATAACGCGAGCCGAGACCACAGATTTGAGCAAATCATTTAATCCACAAGGCTTTCCCTTCGATTTCGCCATAGAGGCGGTAACACCACATCATGCGCGTTGCCaacgttttgaaagcgGCCTCATTGATGGCcttgaagacttcagaCCCGAAACGCTTCTCCCACTCGAACTCAACTTCGATTTCCTACCGAATGCAGTTAGTTTCGACAAGGGCTGCTACGTGGGCCAGGAGCTCACAGCGCGGACATTCTCCACAGGcattcttcgaaaaaggGCAGTACCTGTCAAGATCGAAAACTCGCACTTTCTACAGGGAGCAGGCTTCGAGAAATACCCGGCGATTTTGGTCGAGAAAGAAAGCAATGGAGACCAGGTAGAACCCTCGCCCCAGCCGCTAAGCcctttttccagctccGTTATTCCAAGGAAACAAAGGCGCCAGAGGCCAGCTGGCTCATTACTGTGCTTTGAGGGCGACCGCGGCATTGCCATCCTCCGCTCTGAGTACTTTCAAAGCGCCTTTACCGACGCGGTCGACAGGCCCACCTTTCGTGTCGAACTGCCTGACACCGACGCCAGGGTCACCATTGTCCCTCAGGTTCCGCAATGGTACGAAGAGTGGCTAGAGCAAGAGGAACAAAACGAATAA
- the RPS5 gene encoding 40S ribosomal protein uS7 (highly similar to uniprot|P26783 Saccharomyces cerevisiae YJR123W) → MSDHEHEAPVEVQEDFEVVEEFTPVELATAIPEDVQKAQNEIKLFNKWSFKNVEVKDASLVDYVQIGQSIFVPHTAGRYANKRFRKAQCPIIERLTNSLMMNGRNNGKKLKAVRIVKHTLDIINVLTDQNPLQVVVDAVTNTGPREDTTRVGGGGAARRQAVDVSPLRRVNQAIALLTIGAREASFRNIKTIAETLAEELINAAKGSSTSYAIKKKDELERVAKSNR, encoded by the coding sequence ATGTCTGATCACGAACACGAAGCTCCagttgaagttcaagaagactttgaagtcGTGGAGGAGTTCACTCCTGTTGAGTTGGCCACCGCCATCCCAGAGGACGTGCAGAAGGCCCAGAACGAGATCaagttgttcaacaagtggtctttcaagaacgttGAGGTGAAGGACGCCTCTCTGGTCGACTACGTCCAGATCGGTCAGTCCATCTTCGTCCCTCACACCGCTGGCCGTTATGCCAACAAGAGATTCAGAAAGGCTCAGTGCCCAATCATCGAGAGATTGACCAACTCCTTGATGATGAACGGTAGAAACAACGGTAAGAAGTTGAAGGCCGTCAGAATTGTCAAGCACACTTTGGACATCATCAACGTCTTGACCGACCAGAACCCATTGCAGGTTGTTGTCGACGCCGTCACCAACACCGGCCCAAGAGAAGACACCACCAGAGtcggtggtggtggtgctgCCAGACGTCAGGCCGTCGATGTTTCTCCATTGAGAAGAGTTAACCAGGCTATTGCTTTGTTGACCATCGGTGCTAGAGAGgcttctttcagaaacaTCAAGACCATTGCCGAAACTTTGGCTGAAGAATTGATCAACGCCGCCAAGGGTTCCTCCACCTCTTacgccatcaagaagaaggacgaATTGGAACGTGTTGCCAAGTCCAACCGTTAA
- a CDS encoding uncharacterized protein (similar to uniprot|P47159 Saccharomyces cerevisiae YJR124C Hypothetical ORF) gives MESWRVLKASRLDIKLCLASAFLRLASYGLTNQVLTLFLNEIGISEREMGWFMSLTLVGDVCISYLLTWHADSWGRRRVLTYGAVMMVLSGIVFSWSENFYVLLIFAIFGVISPSSDEVGPFKSIEESMIAHLTPHNQRPEIYAVHSLVSTLGSALGSVFCGWLVQALQEHKILETNVQCYKAVFVLYALLAFGKLLTIVFLSDDAELDAHQLEQQDPQQALDETTPLVETATRKIAGLAPETRSVMFKLLIIFMLDSFGYGFMTSAWTVFYYSVVFHLSSMALGALFFVAKIVMALSSLPSSSVARMFGPVKATLLVQVPSAIFFMLIPFAEGHLSLSILFFNLYNLTMAMDVTPRQILLTNIIKPGDLTRVMGIVNIGKTFARCIGPIFTGILADKGLLWACYLISGGFVILADLVLAVLFIGVDSHILKTTNA, from the coding sequence ATGGAATCTTGGCGAGTGTTGAAGGCTTCTCGGCTAGATATCAAACTTTGTCTAGCATCAGCTTTTCTTAGACTTGCTTCCTATGGCCTCACAAACCAGGTTCTGACCTTGTTTCTCAACGAGATTGGGATCTCGGAACGGGAGATGGGATGGTTCATGTCCCTTACGCTGGTAGGAGATGTGTGTATTTCTTACTTGTTGACTTGGCATGCAGATTCTTGGGGTCGAAGGAGAGTGCTCACATATGGGGCTGTAATGATGGTGCTAAGCGGCATCGTCTTCAGCTGGAGTGAAAACTTCTACGTACTGTTGATCTTCGCTATCTTTGGAGTAATATCGCCCTCAAGTGACGAAGTTGGTCCTTTCAAGTCAATAGAAGAGTCCATGATAGCCCATTTGACGCCGCATAACCAGAGGCCTGAGATTTACGCCGTTCATTCCCTTGTAAGTACCTTGGGAAGCGCGCTAGGCTCAGTGTTTTGTGGGTGGCTCGTTCaggctcttcaagaacacaaaattcttgaaaccaATGTTCAGTGCTATAAGGCTGTGTTTGTACTTTATGCGCTTCTTGCATTCGGGAAGCTTCTCACTATTGTATTTTTATCTGACGACGCTGAGCTCGACGCGCATCAGCTTGAGCAACAAGACCCGCAACAGGCATTGGATGAGACAACTCCATTGGTCGAAACAGCTACTCGGAAGATTGCAGGGTTGGCTCCTGAGACGAGATCTGTTATGTTTAAGTTACTCATCATCTTTATGCTGGACTCATTCGGGTATGGGTTCATGACGAGTGCTTGGACCGTATTCTACTACTCGGTCGTGTTCCACTTAAGTTCAATGGCATTGGGGGCTTTGTTCTTTGTTGCAAAGATAGTCATGGCGCTCTCCTCGCTTCCATCGTCTTCGGTGGCCCGGATGTTTGGCCCTGTAAAAGCCACTCTTCTGGTGCAGGTGCCGTCAGCTATATTTTTTATGCTGATTCCATTCGCAGAGGGCCACCTTTCGTTGTCGATacttttcttcaacctttATAACCTGACCATGGCAATGGACGTCACACCTCGGCAAATCCTTTTGACTAACATTATCAAGCCGGGAGATTTGACGAGAGTAATGGGTATTGTTAACATCGGAAAAACATTTGCGCGCTGCATTGGGCCTATATTTACAGGGATATTAGCAGATAAAGGTCTCCTTTGGGCATGCTACTTGATAAGTGGTGGTTTTGTGATTCTGGCTGATCTTGTCCTCGCCGTTTTATTTATTGGGGTTGACTCGCACATTTTAAAAACTACCAACGCTTGA
- the LEU3 gene encoding leucine-responsive transcriptional regulator LEU3 (similar to uniprot|P08638 Saccharomyces cerevisiae YLR451W LEU3 Zinc-finger transcription factor that regulates genes involved in branched chain amino acid biosynthesis and ammonia assimilation positively regulated by alpha-isopropylmalate an intermediate in leucine biosynthesis), with the protein MSESSDFQDEKTVSSDINAGLRKGRRKKLACVECRQQKSKCDAHERAPESCTRCAKKNVQCVLQKDFRRTYKRVRNEVIEKRFKELTKSLSNLGAEEILRRIEEEQQTLLDQNNFTKEKLMKLRQDAASGLDKASSTLSTSSVDDTPTAEPPIESLSAEDRNRESEEAAVTIEVPTSANVFNSNIIHCSPKSLGDVYMSSEDIRDLYEEFTAKYHPFLPVVDISKGPELIYSLSPCLFWVIMLIGLRRKSKSSDIMAKLSTLVKSVLAEITISPIIRYAPSENDEPVLNVASVYSVQAFLLYTFWPPLTSSLSADTSWNTMGSAMFQAIRVGLNCAEFSTEYATTNSEQIQEQVKTWVCCNIVSQTIASSFGFPSFVSFDHTVISACELSSRQGGSYQDTYVPRSIKQMMHIAYFENQLTKTMNSNPLNAMGMVGGGEKFPLLQVLEQQLGELELRLRDSDLDDIRKFLLLVSKVHLLTYCFTGSKPSDSSAGFDAIDATVRDIETNFEVKRGFVKVYNAAIELLLHTSAMWKSDPAVIKSFPGVFVLNIWQTACIISKLVHSSLDSVLNLKLGQKVYQDAVLLTFNASVLKYDMAYRSSGIMRSIWSMFSNMHEKWKNKQAGQERRVEGDFNLDITIKSRMSASVFFDCLYILRSKCGMAKLKREMRRHSIDNDGEEELQKGPNDVGHPKGKQERRLSGNKHPEENARKLIKTIPLDPVPINAPASTGSSSASPGSQAGDVPSLRSILNRRLPRPDEARTQNSGSTFNSPQSGAGGQHTATSTEGQRANHLDLAPDALIEQSLLDPRDTSEHTSLFHRPMPVENNESIDQPILSSHRSDSPVTMEHWDNWESDMVWKDVDILMNEFAFNPTV; encoded by the coding sequence ATGAGCGAATCGTCGGACTTCCAGGACGAAAAAACCGTTTCTTCCGACATAAATGCTGGCTTAAGAAAGGGAAGACGCAAGAAGCTAGCATGCGTGGAGTGCAGGCAGCAAAAGTCCAAATGTGATGCTCACGAAAGAGCTCCGGAATCTTGTACGCGTTgtgcaaagaaaaacgtACAATGTGTATTACAAAAAGACTTTCGCAGAACGTATAAGAGAGTCCGCAATGAGGTAATCGAGAAGCGATTTAAAGAGCTCACAAAGTCCTTGAGCAACCTAGGAGCCGAGGAAATTCTCcgaagaattgaagaagaacagcagACGCTTCTTGACCAAAACAATTTTACCAAGGAAAAGCTGATGAAGCTGCGACAAGACGCTGCGTCCGGCCTCGATAAAGCATCGTCTACGCTTTCTACAAGCTCTGTAGATGACACTCCTACCGCAGAGCCACCAATCGAGTCTCTAAGTGCTGAAGACCGAAATCGAGAATCTGAAGAAGCCGCGGTGACGATAGAAGTGCCAACTTCAGCAAATGTCTTCAACAGTAACATAATTCATTGCAGCCCGAAGTCGCTCGGCGATGTTTATATGTCAAGTGAAGATATTAGGGATCTTTATGAGGAGTTTACGGCGAAATATCATCCGTTTCTTCCTGTTGTCGACATATCCAAGGGCCCCGAACTTATCTATAGCCTATCACCGTGCTTGTTTTGGGTCATAATGCTTATTGGGCTCCGCAGGAAGTCTAAAAGTTCGGATATCATGGCAAAGCTTTCAACCTTGGTAAAATCGGTCCTAGCTGAGATCACAATATCCCCAATCATTCGATATGCGCCATCCGAGAACGACGAGCCGGTACTGAACGTTGCCTCCGTATATTCGgttcaagcttttcttctctATACCTTCTGGCCACCACTAACCTCGTCACTTAGTGCTGATACGTCTTGGAATACAATGGGCTCAGCAATGTTTCAGGCGATTCGCGTGGGTTTAAATTGTGCCGAGTTTTCGACAGAGTACGCTACTACGAACTCTGAACAAATACAAGAACAGGTCAAGACCTGGGTTTGTTGTAACATTGTTTCACAGACAATTGCATCTTCATTTGgctttccttcttttgtaTCGTTTGACCACACTGTCATAAGTGCTTGTGAGTTATCCTCTAGACAGGGTGGCTCATACCAAGACACTTATGTACCGAGATCTATCAAACAGATGATGCACATTGCTTATTTTGAGAACCAGCTCACTAAAACTATGAACTCAAACCCATTAAATGCTATGGGAATGGTTGGCGGGGGAGAAAAATTTCCATTGTTACAAGTTCTCGAGCAACAACTGGGAGAGCTGGAATTGAGACTTCGTGACAGCGATTTAGACGACATCAGAAAATTCCTGCTCCTGGTATCAAAAGTTCACTTATTAACGTATTGTTTCACGGGCTCGAAACCCTCAGATAGTTCAGCGGGGTTCGATGCTATAGACGCCACGGTGCGCGACATTGAAACTAACTTCGAAGTAAAGCGTGGGTTCGTCAAAGTTTACAACGCTGCCATCGAGCTTTTGTTGCACACGTCAGCAATGTGGAAGTCAGATCCCGCTGTAATCAAGTCGTTTCCCGGTGTTTTTGTGCTCAACATCTGGCAGACAGCGTGTATTATAAGCAAGCTGGTTCACTCATCATTGGATTCAGTGCTTAATTTGAAGCTGGGTCAAAAAGTTTATCAAGATGCTGTACTGCTAACGTTCAATGCGTCGGTGCTTAAATATGATATGGCATATCGGTCATCCGGCATAATGAGAAGCATATGGAGCATGTTTAGTAACATGCACGAAAAgtggaaaaacaagcaagCCGGCCAGGAGCGTCGCGTTGAGGGCGACTTTAACTTGGACATTACCATAAAGTCCCGAATGTCCGCTAGCGTGTTTTTTGACTGCCTTTACATCCTAAGGTCGAAGTGTGGCATGGCGAAGTTAAAGCGGGAAATGAGAAGGCACTCCATTGACAATGATGGCGAAGAGGAACTCCAAAAAGGTCCAAATGACGTTGGGCATCCCAAAGGAAAGCAAGAGCGGCGTTTATCAGGCAACAAACATCCTGAGGAGAACGCGCGTAAACTTATCAAGACTATCCCACTCGACCCAGTGCCCATAAATGCGCCTGCCAGCACAGGCAGCAGCTCTGCGAGTCCTGGGAGCCAAGCTGGTGATGTCCCATCTCTAAGGAGTATTCTAAATCGCAGATTGCCACGACCTGATGAAGCAAGAACACAGAACTCAGGGTCAACTTTCAATAGCCCACAAAGTGGAGCCGGTGGTCAGCATACTGCCACTTCTACGGAGGGACAGAGAGCAAATCATTTAGATCTAGCGCCAGACGCGCTCATAGAACAAAGCTTACTGGACCCTCGCGATACCAGCGAGCATACAAGTCTCTTTCATCGGCCAATGcctgttgaaaacaacgaGAGCATAGATCAGCCTATACTCTCATCCCATAGAAGTGACTCTCCTGTTACGATGGAGCACTGGGACAACTGGGAATCAGATATGGTTTGGAAAGATGTCGACATCTTGATGAATGAATTTGCATTCAACCCCACGGTTTGA
- the GCD11 gene encoding translation initiation factor eIF2 subunit gamma (highly similar to uniprot|P32481 Saccharomyces cerevisiae YER025W GCD11 Gamma subunit of the translation initiation factor eIF2 involved in the identification of the start codon binds GTP when forming the ternary complex with GTP and tRNAi-Met): MAADLQDQEPSIVINGNLGNDEPEEEVGLEEQEEEEKPKKSVAFSGVDDFESEEEKRKREFEEGGGLPEQPVNPDFSKLNPLSAEIINRQATINIGTIGHVAHGKSTVVRAISGVQTVRFKDELERNITIKLGYANAKIYKCEEPTCPEPDCYRSFKSDREVHPKCERPGCPGRYKLVRHVSFVDCPGHDILMSTMLSGAAVMDAALLLIAGNESCPQPQTSEHLAAIEIMKLKHVIILQNKVDLMREESALEHQNSILKFIRGTIADGAPVVPISAQLKYNIDAVNEFIVKTIPVPPRDFMASPRLIVIRSFDVNKPGAEIDDLKGGVAGGSILNGVFKLGDEIEIRPGIVTKDEQGKIQCKPIFSNIVSLFAEHNDLKFAVPGGLIGVGTKVDPTLCRADRLVGQVVGAKGHLPSIYTDIEINYFLLRRLLGVKTDNQKQAKVRNLELNEVLMVNIGSTATGARVVAVKADMARLQLTSPACTEVNEKIALSRRIEKHWRLIGWATIKKGTTLEPIA, from the coding sequence ATGGCGGCAGATTTGCAAGACCAAGAACCAAGCATTGTCATAAACGGGAACCTGGGCAACGATGAGcccgaggaagaagttggcCTAGAGGAgcaagaggaagaggagaagCCTAAGAAAAGCGTTGCCTTCAGCGGTGTAGACGACTTTGAGTccgaagaagagaagagaaagcgCGAGTTTGAAGAGGGCGGCGGGCTGCCAGAACAACCTGTGAATCCCGACTTTTCGAAGCTGAACCCTCTATCCGCGGAGATTATCAACAGGCAAGCTACCATCAATATAGGTACCATTGGCCACGTCGCACACGGTAAATCTACGGTTGTCAGAGCTATTTCAGGAGTCCAGACTGTGCGTTTTAAGGACGAACTGGAACGTAACATTACCATCAAGTTAGGTTACGCCAATGCTAAAATTTACAAGTGCGAGGAGCCTACTTGTCCCGAGCCTGATTGCTACAGATCATTCAAGTCTGACAGAGAAGTCCACCCAAAGTGTGAGCGTCCAGGTTGTCCTGGCCGCTATAAGTTGGTGCGTCATGTCTCGTTCGTAGACTGTCCAGGTCACGACATTCTGATGAGTACTATGCTTTCCGGTGCCGCTGTCATGGACGCGGCTCTACTGCTTATTGCCGGTAACGAATCCTGTCCTCAACCACAAACCTCAGAGCATTTGGCTGCTATCGAAATTATGAAACTGAAGCACGTCATTATTCTACAAAACAAAGTCGACTTGATGCGCGAAGAAAGTGCACTAGAGCACCAAAACTCTATTCTCAAGTTTATAAGAGGAACCATCGCTGATGGTGCCCCTGTGGTCCCCATTTCTGCTCAGCTGAAATACAACATCGACGCTGTCAACGAGTTCATTGTGAAGACCATCCCAGTTCCTCCAAGGGACTTCATGGCCTCCCCACGTCTGATTGTTATTCGTTCTTTCGATGTTAACAAACCTGGTGCTGAGATCGATGACTTGAAGGGTGGTGTTGCTGGTGGCTCTATCTTGAACGGTGTCTTTAAATTAGGCgatgaaattgaaattAGACCTGGTATCGTCACTAAAGATGAGCAGGGAAAAATTCAGTGTAAGCCAATCTTCTCCAACATTGTATCGCTTTTCGCAGAGCATAACGACCTAAAGTTTGCGGTTCCTGGTGGTTTAATCGGTGTTGGTACTAAGGTTGATCCTACCCTTTGCAGAGCAGACCGTCTAGTTGGTCAAGTGGTGGGCGCCAAGGGCCACCTGCCAAGTATCTACACTGACATTGAAATCAACTACTTCTTACTACGTCGCCTGTTGGGTGTTAAAACGGACAACCAGAAACAAGCCAAAGTTAGAAATCTGGAGTTAAATGAAGTTCTGATGGTAAACATTGGTTCCACAGCTACCGGTGCTCGTGTGGTTGCCGTGAAGGCTGATATGGCTAGGTTACAATTGACCTCTCCAGCTTGTACAGAAGTTAACGAAAAGATCGCTTTGTCGAGACGTATCGAGAAGCATTGGCGTTTGATTGGTTGGGCTACAATCAAAAAGGGTACTACTCTGGAACCAATCGCTTAA
- the SST2 gene encoding GTPase-activating protein SST2 (similar to uniprot|P11972 Saccharomyces cerevisiae YLR452C SST2 Protein involved in desensitization to alpha-factor pheromone member of the RGS (regulator of G-protein signalling) family GTPase- activating protein): MLQKSKGVEGLASETVNQKHKAVQLPLGTLIMDDASNKCWARSPAIHELASKTFKRTPNGIIFTEDLKKVYAILLICLDLKPKPNISHRVLRAPFQRVHPYSFSLKEAISKMADLALEVNMNTTTVSVSYAIQPELACRILKTFMDAKLLHIPADRTRCDLKSGVAIQPTPKGVAILQRYVRQAGLKELPPILKSNLNSMELFCFERSSMTDAIVHSDYFVSLLFKKLMGPCCNIWSPDKYPDKLPVLSKLLECADETFTFEDFNGDQNTEAGQDSDVSQSDFGFGRYKTQKELRVSPLAHRFFTNPDSTSHVQYYVSTSGLRLFKPTTFRNKNRLYECVFSTKAIWQWLMDCTDIVYPKEAVTVSSLFLKNGLIMPIMLEPSENRKNKFSIGSRCLFTLADLGRETVQWDQENNAGANQKDFKVLNSPCNIPSGMGVGRQCIAKSQSVSTLCSESARGSGQLCIMDLNHILRDPGMRYLFRTHLESEFCAENLDVYIEIKKFLKRMTVLKNLIEARTSREQGDKSPTKKSKHSSHLVMNTINSALFRQANECLETAYQIYSSFITSGSPYQLNLDHALRESITEVIMRPQPRMFISCSTEAAVAENFMELPHDRGGVPLKRTSLQQGAQIIENDNTCATTEIEDQQACKTTASTMTSQVQTNEKGNKVYDVADNSLSSILKTLKLIYPLFEKVAGSMYHLMSVDSLPKFINSEIYQEAAVMLNIEARIA; encoded by the coding sequence ATGCTGCAGAAGTCAAAGGGAGTTGAGGGTCTAGCCTCCGAAACGGTCAATCAAAAGCACAAGGCTGTACAACTTCCACTGGGAACGCTCATAATGGACGATGCTTCAAACAAATGTTGGGCACGCAGTCCCGCGATTCACGAGCTTGCTtcgaaaaccttcaaaCGGACTCCAAATGGAATCATTTTTACTGAGGACCTCAAAAAAGTATATGCTATACTACTCATATGCTTGGATTTGAAGCCAAAGCCTAACATAAGTCATAGGGTATTACGCGCGCCTTTTCAGAGAGTGCACCCGTACTCGTTCAGtctgaaagaagcaataTCGAAAATGGCTGACTTGGCGCTAGAAGTAAATATGAATACGACAACTGTTTCAGTTTCGTACGCAATTCAACCAGAGCTTGCGTGTAGAATTCTCAAGACGTTTATGGATGCAAAGTTGCTCCATATTCCGGCAGACAGAACACGATGCGACCTAAAAAGCGGCGTTGCTATCCAACCGACCCCCAAAGGCGTGGCGATCCTTCAACGGTACGTGCGCCAGGCAGGACTGAAGGAGCTTCCGccaattttgaagtcaaatCTGAACTCTATGGAACTGTTTTGTTTCGAGAGAAGCTCCATGACTGACGCTATTGTGCACAGTGACTATTTTGTATCCCTTCtattcaaaaagcttatGGGACCTTGTTGCAACATATGGTCGCCAGACAAATATCCCGATAAACTTCCCGTTCTCTCGAAGTTACTAGAGTGTGCAGATGAAACTTTTACATTTGAGGATTTTAATGGAGATCAGAACACAGAAGCCGGTCAAGATTCTGATGTATCTCAGTCagattttggttttggtAGATACAAAacgcaaaaagagcttAGAGTATCACCGCTAGCTCACAGATTTTTTACAAACCCAGATTCAACTTCACATGTCCAGTATTATGTGTCAACTAGCGGTTTGAGACTTTTCAAACCAACCACTTTCAGGAACAAAAATAGACTTTACGAGTGCGTTTTTTCAACTAAAGCTATCTGGCAATGGCTTATGGACTGCACAGACATCGTTTACCCAAAAGAGGCAGTCACTGTATCTTCCttgtttctgaagaacGGGCTCATTATGCCTATTATGTTAGAACCCTCTGAGAACCGCAAAAATAAGTTCTCCATAGGTTCAAGGTGCCTTTTTACATTGGCAGATTTGGGCCGGGAAACAGTCCAATGGgatcaagaaaacaatGCAGGAGCAAACCAGAAAGATTTTAAAGTTTTGAACTCTCCGTGCAATATTCCGAGCGGAATGGGTGTCGGCAGACAATGCATCGCGAAAAGCCAAAGCGTTTCCACCTTGTGCTCAGAGTCTGCCCGAGGCTCAGGGCAGCTTTGTATAATGGACTTAAACCACATCTTGCGAGATCCGGGGATGCGCTATCTCTTCCGAACGCACTTAGAGAGCGAGTTCTGTGCCGAAAACCTTGATGTCTACATTGAAATAAAGAAATTTCTGAAGCGGATgactgttttgaagaatctAATTGAGGCGCGTACATCTAGGGAGCAGGGAGATAAATCGCCAACCAAGAAATCAAAGCATTCCAGTCATTTGGTCATGAATACCATCAACTCGGCTCTTTTTAGGCAGGCGAATGAATGTCTCGAAACTGCCTATCAAATATATTCATCTTTTATTACCTCGGGTTCTCCGTATCAGTTGAATCTTGATCACGCTCTAAGAGAGTCAATAACGGAGGTAATAATGCGCCCTCAACCCCGCATGTTCATATCATGTTCCACAGAAGCCGCTGTTGCAGAGAATTTTATGGAACTTCCACACGACCGTGGAGGCGTTCCGCTCAAGCGCACTTCGCTGCAGCAGGGGGCTCAGATCATAGAAAACGATAATACGTGCGCTACAACCGAAATTGAAGATCAACAGGCCTGTAAAACTACCGCCAGCACTATGACTAGCCAGGTTCAGACTAATGAGAAGGGAAACAAAGTTTATGACGTAGCAGATAACTCCCTTTCAAgcatcttgaaaactttgaagctcatttaccctctttttgaaaaggttgcGGGATCAATGTATCACCTAATGAGCGTAGATTCTTTGCCGAAGTTCATCAATTCTGAAATCTACCAAGAAGCAGCCGTGATGCTGAATATTGAAGCAAGGATTGCGTAG